A single genomic interval of Lathyrus oleraceus cultivar Zhongwan6 chromosome 7, CAAS_Psat_ZW6_1.0, whole genome shotgun sequence harbors:
- the LOC127106839 gene encoding remorin isoform X1, with protein sequence MENWIKQIREKLIGAEEENIADFGRGSRDQKIPIQKSSSFKEKKKANNWFQRQFSRNMSHDYDFIEMEHATAVAAAAFAISSHVSEITHEKKMSGFSETSLTKTRSNVFDKTSTLSQLGSAAKRLSGSLKSTDEQVNKVPTTSTLREEKKPEKTITFPPAPSMKKIPTFSEKSKRTNDKKPDIQTPKKTPTFGDNYFNNTDDSKPETSRPKTLPRVDDPTMFLTALPPPPPPPPPPQPPIRQTSISNRPSTKPGATDTKADAWEREELNKIKQRYERLLETIETWEKRKKMKARRKLNKHEQSENERKKQKAWRKYEEKIKYIDGIAAGARAQSDEKRKNETVKAKEKANIIRTTGKLPGACSCF encoded by the exons ATGGAGAATTGGATTAAGCAAATCAG AGAGAAATTAATTGGTGCAGAAGAAGAGAATATAGCTGATTTTGGCCGTGGTAGCAGGGACCAGAAAATACCAATACAGAAAAGTTCATCTTTCAAAG AGAAGAAAAAGGCAAATAATTGGTTTCAGAGACAATTTTCAAGGAATATGAGTCATGATTATGATTTCATAGAAATGGAGCATGCAACAGCAGTAGCTGCAGCAGCATTTGCAATTAGTTCACATGTCTCAGAAATAACACATGAGAAGAAAATGAGTGGTTTTTCTGAAACCTCATTGACCAAGACCAGAAGCAATGTATTTGATAAAACATCCACATTATCCCAATTAGGTTCTGCAGCCAAAAGATTATCAG GCTCATTGAAAAGCACAGATGAACAAGTTAACAAGGTGCCAACAACATCAACTTTAAGAGAAGAAAAGAAGCCTGAAAAGACAATCACATTCCCACCAGCACCATCGATGAAAAAGATTCCAACTTTTAGTGAAAAATCAAAGAGAACTAATGATAAAAAACCTGATATCCAAACACCAAAAAAGACTCCAACTTTTGGTGATAACTACTTTAATAACACCGATGATTCAAAACCTGAGACCTCACGACCAAAAACTCTTCCACGAGTTGATGATCCAACCATGTTTTTAACGGCGCtgccaccaccaccaccaccgccACCGCCACCACAGCCACCAATCAGGCAAACTTCAATCTCTAATAGACCATCAACAAAACCAGGTGCAACAGATACAAAGGCAGATGCTTGGGAAAGGGAAGAGCTAAACAAGATCAAACAAAG GTATGAGAGATTGTTAGAGACAATAGAAACATGGGaaaagaggaagaagatgaaAGCAAGACGCAAGCTAAATAAGCATGAG CAGAGTGAAAATGAGAGGAAAAAGCAGAAAGCGTGGAGGAAATATGAAGAGAAGATAAAATACATAGATGGGATTGCAGCAGGAGCTAGAGCACAATCAGATGAAAAAAGAAAGAATGAAACGGTTAAAGCAAAAGAGAAAGCGAACATAATTAGAACAACAGGCAAGCTTCCAGGGGCGTGTTCATGCTTCTAA
- the LOC127106839 gene encoding remorin isoform X2, with protein MSHDYDFIEMEHATAVAAAAFAISSHVSEITHEKKMSGFSETSLTKTRSNVFDKTSTLSQLGSAAKRLSGSLKSTDEQVNKVPTTSTLREEKKPEKTITFPPAPSMKKIPTFSEKSKRTNDKKPDIQTPKKTPTFGDNYFNNTDDSKPETSRPKTLPRVDDPTMFLTALPPPPPPPPPPQPPIRQTSISNRPSTKPGATDTKADAWEREELNKIKQRYERLLETIETWEKRKKMKARRKLNKHEQSENERKKQKAWRKYEEKIKYIDGIAAGARAQSDEKRKNETVKAKEKANIIRTTGKLPGACSCF; from the exons ATGAGTCATGATTATGATTTCATAGAAATGGAGCATGCAACAGCAGTAGCTGCAGCAGCATTTGCAATTAGTTCACATGTCTCAGAAATAACACATGAGAAGAAAATGAGTGGTTTTTCTGAAACCTCATTGACCAAGACCAGAAGCAATGTATTTGATAAAACATCCACATTATCCCAATTAGGTTCTGCAGCCAAAAGATTATCAG GCTCATTGAAAAGCACAGATGAACAAGTTAACAAGGTGCCAACAACATCAACTTTAAGAGAAGAAAAGAAGCCTGAAAAGACAATCACATTCCCACCAGCACCATCGATGAAAAAGATTCCAACTTTTAGTGAAAAATCAAAGAGAACTAATGATAAAAAACCTGATATCCAAACACCAAAAAAGACTCCAACTTTTGGTGATAACTACTTTAATAACACCGATGATTCAAAACCTGAGACCTCACGACCAAAAACTCTTCCACGAGTTGATGATCCAACCATGTTTTTAACGGCGCtgccaccaccaccaccaccgccACCGCCACCACAGCCACCAATCAGGCAAACTTCAATCTCTAATAGACCATCAACAAAACCAGGTGCAACAGATACAAAGGCAGATGCTTGGGAAAGGGAAGAGCTAAACAAGATCAAACAAAG GTATGAGAGATTGTTAGAGACAATAGAAACATGGGaaaagaggaagaagatgaaAGCAAGACGCAAGCTAAATAAGCATGAG CAGAGTGAAAATGAGAGGAAAAAGCAGAAAGCGTGGAGGAAATATGAAGAGAAGATAAAATACATAGATGGGATTGCAGCAGGAGCTAGAGCACAATCAGATGAAAAAAGAAAGAATGAAACGGTTAAAGCAAAAGAGAAAGCGAACATAATTAGAACAACAGGCAAGCTTCCAGGGGCGTGTTCATGCTTCTAA